A genomic stretch from Empedobacter stercoris includes:
- a CDS encoding LysM peptidoglycan-binding domain-containing protein: protein MKKILALLLFVGASALYAQQKTHTVQAKETVYGISKQYGVSQEELYKANPKIEKNGIHPGDLIVIPTKGTATNQPTETNNPTQHVTTSDDNYQYITIEPKETVYNLTKKYSISEETLYSLNPQIKERGLEIGDVIKLPKVVTNKVFSVPKGTHLIKKGETLYTLAKQYNVSVDDFYAENPALQTGVKEGMVISIPKKSGSVTIEENSINYVVQNGDSAYGILERYNTNLDELLRLNPELINGLKAGMTLKIPLQKNAKIIKYGTAGKLKRANDNEINVAILLPFDVANNPQLKNSQAMQFFTGTKLALTRLAKKGKNVNVKVVDTKDGNLQDILSTTDFSKTDAVIGPLNTSDVTEVANFFSNSGIAVISPYANDDSLNSFNDLLISNPKDEVIADQIIDEIGKNFAGEQVYLLTNRDDQELANYTKKQLEKQLKANVVIVDSASKIVQPHDKVNGEDYYTPIITVLVGDDDALGKQYLEKLKTFHKDNIKAYGIKAVSVYDVYNPENAKNIDAFREFGFVFSTARLINTRDTEVQSVLKDFKDVYCEFPTRYEQIGYDVTYDIVDRMNNKGDVTNNITTEYTRVASKFAYKKASGSKAFTNDASRIVRLPKK from the coding sequence ATGAAAAAAATATTAGCTTTATTGTTATTTGTTGGTGCATCAGCACTTTATGCTCAACAAAAAACGCATACAGTTCAAGCCAAAGAAACCGTTTACGGAATTTCGAAACAATATGGTGTTTCGCAAGAAGAATTGTATAAAGCCAACCCTAAAATTGAAAAAAATGGGATTCATCCAGGTGATTTGATTGTAATTCCAACCAAAGGGACTGCAACAAACCAACCAACAGAAACCAATAATCCTACTCAACATGTAACTACTTCTGACGATAATTATCAATACATTACGATAGAGCCGAAAGAAACCGTTTACAACTTGACTAAAAAATATTCTATTTCGGAAGAAACATTGTATTCTTTAAATCCTCAAATCAAAGAAAGAGGTTTAGAAATTGGAGATGTGATTAAACTTCCGAAAGTGGTAACGAACAAAGTTTTTTCTGTACCGAAAGGAACTCACTTGATCAAAAAAGGGGAAACGTTATATACATTAGCCAAACAATATAATGTAAGTGTTGACGATTTTTATGCTGAAAATCCAGCATTACAAACTGGAGTAAAAGAAGGCATGGTCATTTCTATCCCTAAAAAATCGGGGTCAGTTACTATTGAAGAAAACTCGATCAATTATGTTGTTCAGAACGGTGATTCTGCTTACGGAATATTAGAGAGATACAATACGAATTTAGATGAGTTATTGCGTTTAAATCCTGAATTAATTAATGGGTTAAAAGCTGGAATGACTCTTAAAATTCCATTGCAAAAAAATGCAAAAATCATCAAATATGGAACTGCAGGGAAATTGAAACGTGCAAATGACAACGAAATTAATGTTGCCATCTTGTTGCCTTTTGATGTAGCTAATAATCCACAATTGAAAAACTCGCAAGCGATGCAATTTTTTACCGGAACTAAATTAGCCTTAACACGTTTAGCAAAAAAAGGTAAAAATGTCAATGTAAAAGTCGTCGATACAAAAGACGGAAATCTACAAGATATCCTATCGACAACCGATTTCAGTAAAACAGATGCAGTTATTGGTCCCTTAAATACTTCTGATGTAACCGAAGTCGCAAACTTTTTTAGTAATTCTGGAATTGCTGTGATTTCGCCTTATGCGAATGATGATTCATTGAATTCTTTTAATGATTTATTGATTTCTAATCCAAAAGATGAAGTTATCGCGGATCAAATCATCGATGAAATTGGGAAAAATTTTGCTGGAGAACAAGTTTATTTATTGACAAATCGTGATGATCAAGAATTAGCAAATTACACAAAGAAACAATTAGAAAAACAATTGAAAGCTAATGTGGTTATCGTAGATAGTGCTTCTAAAATTGTACAACCGCACGATAAAGTAAATGGTGAAGATTATTATACACCAATTATTACGGTTTTAGTTGGAGATGATGATGCATTAGGAAAGCAATATTTAGAAAAATTAAAAACATTTCACAAAGACAACATCAAAGCTTACGGAATAAAAGCTGTTTCGGTTTATGATGTGTATAATCCAGAAAATGCGAAAAATATTGATGCTTTCCGCGAATTTGGGTTTGTCTTTAGTACCGCACGCTTAATCAATACAAGAGATACAGAAGTACAAAGTGTTTTGAAAGATTTTAAAGATGTTTATTGCGAATTCCCTACACGTTACGAGCAAATTGGATACGATGTAACATATGATATTGTAGATAGAATGAACAATAAAGGAGATGTTACGAATAATATTACAACAGAATATACACGTGTGGCTTCTAAATTTGCTTACAAAAAAGCAAGTGGAAGTAAAGCATTTACAAACGATGCGAGTCGTATAGTACGTTTACCAAAAAAATAA
- the bshC gene encoding bacillithiol biosynthesis cysteine-adding enzyme BshC, translating into METISLKDSNYFSKLMLNYINQDESLNDFYNLFPTKENYSKQAKNKLENYKNRAILVEQISKQLNHLELSEKQQKNLKKLAKKNTVTITTGHQLNLFTGPIFFFYKILQVIKACEELNAEQKEVNFVPMFWMATEDHDFEEINHFKYGDRIIHWEKDFGGPVGRLSTEGLQEVFNSFLKLLPNGKKKTDLHNLIEASYLSNDNLTEATRKLVHLLFKDLGLLMIDGDDKELKKIMIPSFEQELIQSTSFKKVIPQNEKLEQLGYSIQVNPREINLFYINQNNSRERIVEQNGTYFVNNTSIKFSKEEMISDLHQNPEKFSPNVILRPLYQETILPNVAYIGGGGEMAYWLQLKEMFNEFEVDFPLLVLRNSLLIRTEKQYEKQQKLNLSNEDLFSNSLAIAKKQAINSSEIAPKLPELEEELKNIFERLEQLSSLTESSFSDMIQAQRTKQLKGFEKIKKRLVHAEVKKNEDLLKRIEQLLNDLSQQNGLQERVKNFADFDYVNIKYFIDFIEDSLQPFEFEFIINTLNEER; encoded by the coding sequence ATGGAAACAATATCACTTAAAGATTCAAATTATTTTTCAAAATTGATGCTCAATTACATCAATCAAGATGAAAGTTTGAACGACTTCTACAACCTATTTCCAACCAAAGAAAATTATAGTAAACAAGCTAAGAATAAACTTGAAAATTATAAAAACAGAGCAATTCTTGTTGAACAAATCTCGAAGCAATTAAATCATTTAGAGCTTTCGGAAAAACAACAAAAAAATCTCAAAAAATTAGCTAAAAAAAATACGGTAACCATTACAACTGGTCATCAATTAAATTTGTTCACAGGGCCGATTTTCTTTTTTTATAAAATATTACAAGTCATTAAAGCGTGTGAAGAATTAAATGCAGAACAAAAAGAAGTCAATTTTGTTCCCATGTTTTGGATGGCCACTGAAGATCACGACTTCGAAGAAATCAATCATTTCAAATATGGTGATCGAATTATTCATTGGGAAAAAGATTTTGGAGGTCCCGTTGGTCGATTATCAACAGAAGGTTTACAAGAAGTTTTCAACTCTTTTTTGAAACTTTTGCCAAATGGGAAAAAGAAAACAGATTTACACAATTTGATTGAAGCATCTTATTTGTCAAATGATAATTTAACCGAAGCAACTCGAAAATTAGTTCATTTATTATTCAAAGATCTTGGATTGTTGATGATTGACGGTGATGACAAAGAATTGAAAAAAATAATGATTCCTTCTTTTGAGCAAGAGTTAATTCAATCTACATCCTTTAAAAAAGTAATTCCTCAGAATGAAAAATTAGAACAATTAGGTTATTCGATTCAAGTAAATCCACGCGAAATAAATTTATTTTATATTAATCAAAATAACTCTCGCGAAAGAATTGTTGAACAAAATGGAACGTATTTTGTCAATAATACTTCAATCAAATTTTCAAAAGAAGAAATGATTAGCGATTTACATCAAAATCCAGAAAAATTTAGCCCAAATGTGATTTTGAGACCATTGTACCAAGAAACAATTTTACCGAATGTTGCGTATATTGGTGGAGGTGGTGAAATGGCTTATTGGTTGCAATTAAAGGAAATGTTTAACGAATTTGAAGTTGATTTTCCTCTTTTGGTGTTGAGAAATTCATTATTAATTAGAACTGAAAAGCAGTATGAAAAGCAACAAAAATTAAATCTATCGAACGAAGATTTATTTTCAAACAGTTTAGCTATTGCGAAAAAACAAGCGATTAATTCATCAGAAATAGCACCTAAACTTCCTGAATTGGAAGAGGAATTAAAAAATATTTTTGAGCGTTTAGAACAGTTGAGTTCGTTAACCGAGTCTTCTTTTTCAGATATGATACAAGCGCAGCGCACAAAACAATTGAAAGGTTTTGAGAAAATAAAAAAACGTTTGGTACATGCAGAAGTTAAAAAGAACGAAGATTTATTGAAAAGAATAGAACAATTATTAAATGATCTTTCTCAACAAAATGGTTTGCAAGAACGAGTGAAAAATTTTGCTGATTTTGACTATGTTAACATCAAGTATTTCATTGATTTTATTGAAGATAGTCTTCAGCCTTTCGAGTTTGAGTTTATTATAAATACATTAAACGAAGAACGCTAA
- a CDS encoding glycerophosphodiester phosphodiesterase family protein, with amino-acid sequence MIFNYFKRFYLGVFVLSLLTIFSCNPEKKQPESNHTTSSEVISFKYSTKNKNYVSAHRGGSGIHGFPENCIETLEHLYQNGIQIFEIDVAETKDEQLILMHDNSLQRTSTGRQDVNQVDLKTIKEYFLVDDFGQQTSYKIPTFAEALNWGKNKPIYFMVDIKKGVDYRAIVSTIKQANLQKQVVLVTYTIGQAKKLHQLAPEMLLSVSMRNERELNEMLNSGIPTDKMVAFTGTRRNDQSFLDKIHDKDIVVIFGTLGNLDKSSAARNGQLYRDLEKDGVDIFATDRAIDVHQTINKN; translated from the coding sequence ATGATTTTTAACTATTTTAAACGATTCTATCTTGGAGTTTTCGTACTGAGTTTACTAACTATTTTTAGTTGTAATCCAGAAAAAAAACAGCCCGAATCGAATCATACTACATCATCCGAAGTTATATCCTTCAAATATTCGACCAAAAATAAAAATTATGTAAGTGCTCATCGTGGTGGTAGTGGAATTCATGGTTTTCCAGAGAATTGTATTGAGACCTTAGAGCATCTTTATCAAAACGGTATTCAAATTTTTGAGATAGACGTGGCTGAAACAAAAGATGAACAACTTATTTTAATGCACGATAATTCTCTACAACGGACAAGTACAGGGCGACAAGATGTCAATCAAGTTGATCTAAAAACGATAAAGGAATACTTTTTGGTAGATGATTTCGGGCAACAAACGTCTTATAAAATTCCAACTTTTGCAGAAGCATTAAATTGGGGAAAAAATAAACCAATTTATTTTATGGTAGACATCAAAAAAGGTGTTGATTATCGGGCTATAGTTTCGACAATAAAACAAGCGAACCTACAAAAACAAGTGGTTTTGGTAACTTATACAATCGGACAAGCCAAAAAGTTACATCAACTTGCACCAGAAATGTTATTGTCTGTTTCGATGCGAAACGAAAGAGAATTGAATGAAATGCTAAATAGCGGAATTCCAACTGATAAAATGGTTGCATTTACTGGAACCCGTCGCAATGATCAATCATTTTTAGATAAAATTCATGACAAAGATATAGTCGTCATTTTTGGTACGTTAGGTAACTTAGACAAAAGTTCTGCTGCAAGAAATGGTCAACTTTATCGCGATTTAGAAAAAGATGGTGTCGATATTTTTGCAACAGATAGAGCAATAGATGTTCATCAAACGATTAATAAAAATTAA
- a CDS encoding IS1182 family transposase yields the protein MNFKHYNQRQTALFPYSFDDLISEKHPVRVVDQVVESINIQPLLKAYSKEGNPGYHPKMLLKVMIYAYMSNVYSSRKIELAIRENINFMWLTGMSTVDHNTINRFRSDKLKDSFKEIFKQVVMMLAEEGLISMKQIYTDGTKIEAQAGRYTFIWGKSIKTNKAKMLTQLEELWNYAQSISNDDDPDTEPPQFKEISQEVIQKTVEQIDTKLSGNEKASKKSKAKLRYIKQNFEKNLRKYEEQEAILGGRNSYSKTDPDATFMRMKEDHMQNGQLKPGYNAQISTENQIIINYTLHQNPTDTKTLKPHLENLKETYGAEIFKKIENITADAGYGSEENYDYLEKEELTAYVKYNTFEKEQDKNYQKKHKTFRKENLYYNQEEDYYVCPIGQKMHKTHESTKTTQAGYIQQLSHYQAQNCEGCPLRGVCFKAKGNRSIERNHNLERHKEKIRELLTSQTGIQKRKQRSADVEPVFAQMKHNNNFRRFSLKGIQKTELEFGLMALAHNLRKKIAA from the coding sequence ATGAATTTCAAGCATTACAATCAGCGTCAAACCGCACTTTTTCCTTATTCGTTTGACGACTTAATTTCAGAAAAACATCCTGTTCGGGTAGTTGATCAAGTTGTAGAGTCCATTAATATCCAACCACTATTAAAAGCCTACAGTAAAGAAGGTAATCCGGGTTATCATCCAAAAATGTTATTAAAGGTGATGATTTATGCTTATATGAGTAATGTTTATTCTTCACGAAAAATAGAGTTGGCTATCAGAGAAAACATCAACTTTATGTGGCTTACGGGAATGAGCACTGTGGATCACAATACCATTAACCGATTTAGAAGTGATAAATTAAAAGATAGTTTTAAAGAAATCTTTAAACAAGTGGTCATGATGCTGGCAGAGGAAGGATTGATTTCAATGAAACAAATTTATACCGATGGCACAAAAATAGAAGCTCAGGCAGGCAGATACACTTTTATTTGGGGTAAAAGCATTAAAACCAACAAAGCTAAAATGCTTACTCAGTTAGAAGAATTGTGGAATTATGCTCAAAGTATATCTAATGATGACGATCCTGATACCGAGCCACCTCAGTTCAAGGAAATCAGTCAGGAAGTTATCCAAAAAACCGTTGAACAGATAGATACCAAATTATCGGGTAATGAAAAAGCTTCCAAGAAATCTAAAGCAAAATTGCGTTACATCAAACAGAACTTTGAAAAAAATCTTCGGAAATATGAAGAACAGGAAGCTATTTTAGGCGGAAGAAACTCATACAGTAAAACCGATCCTGATGCAACTTTTATGCGTATGAAAGAAGACCATATGCAAAACGGACAGTTAAAACCCGGTTACAACGCCCAAATATCAACAGAAAACCAAATCATTATTAATTACACTTTACATCAAAACCCTACAGATACCAAAACTTTAAAGCCACACTTAGAAAATCTTAAAGAAACTTATGGGGCAGAAATCTTTAAAAAAATAGAAAACATTACAGCCGATGCAGGCTATGGTAGCGAAGAGAACTACGATTACCTTGAAAAAGAAGAGCTGACCGCTTATGTGAAGTACAATACTTTTGAAAAAGAACAAGATAAAAATTACCAAAAAAAGCACAAAACCTTTAGGAAAGAAAACCTTTATTACAACCAAGAAGAAGATTATTATGTGTGTCCGATTGGTCAGAAAATGCACAAAACCCATGAAAGCACAAAAACAACCCAAGCCGGATATATACAGCAATTATCGCATTATCAGGCTCAAAATTGCGAAGGATGTCCGCTGCGGGGAGTCTGCTTTAAAGCCAAGGGAAACCGAAGTATAGAACGCAATCATAACCTTGAAAGACATAAAGAAAAAATCAGGGAATTACTCACAAGTCAAACGGGAATACAAAAAAGGAAACAACGCTCTGCCGATGTAGAGCCTGTATTTGCCCAAATGAAACACAACAACAATTTTAGAAGATTTTCGTTAAAAGGAATCCAAAAAACCGAGTTAGAATTCGGATTAATGGCTTTAGCACACAACTTAAGAAAGAAAATTGCTGCATAA
- a CDS encoding mannose-1-phosphate guanylyltransferase: MNNKDNYAVILASGTGVRLWPLSTIKKPKQFHDLLGIGKTFIQLTYDRLKKVVPQENIFIVTIQDYKEIVEEQLPEFNEANFIIEPRVMNTAACNLLAAMTIQQINPNGKLIISPSDHFIFNEEEFSKKVKIAFEDADNNRLITLGVAPTRPDVNYSYIQFIENLTPIKKVKSYIDKPDLEFAESFITSGEFIWNTGILIWSVESIVYAFQQHLPSMYETLNKYFELDQSLQNTETLKPIYTTLDVTSINKGILEQADNVYVIPTTFGWSDIGTWSAINEKYKYTGEDQDDNQNTLLCKHFSGYDAKNNFIYSTEDKAIIVDGLDSYVVINSDKGLLICPRSNVQNIKSYVSDLKLQKNGEKYC, from the coding sequence ATTATGGCCGTTGAGCACAATAAAAAAACCAAAACAATTTCATGATTTATTAGGAATTGGAAAAACATTTATTCAACTCACCTATGATCGTTTGAAAAAAGTTGTTCCTCAAGAAAATATTTTCATTGTTACCATTCAAGATTACAAAGAAATTGTAGAAGAACAATTACCTGAATTTAATGAAGCTAACTTTATTATTGAACCAAGAGTAATGAATACTGCTGCGTGTAATTTATTAGCAGCAATGACGATTCAACAAATTAATCCCAATGGTAAATTGATTATTTCCCCTTCGGATCATTTTATATTTAATGAAGAAGAATTTTCTAAAAAAGTGAAAATTGCTTTCGAGGATGCTGATAATAATCGATTAATCACTTTAGGGGTAGCACCTACAAGACCAGATGTTAATTATAGTTATATTCAATTTATAGAAAATCTCACGCCTATAAAAAAAGTGAAATCTTATATTGATAAACCTGATTTAGAATTTGCTGAATCATTTATTACAAGTGGCGAATTTATTTGGAACACAGGTATTCTTATTTGGTCAGTAGAAAGTATTGTGTATGCTTTTCAACAACATTTACCTTCTATGTACGAAACATTGAACAAGTATTTTGAACTTGATCAATCGTTACAAAATACAGAAACGCTAAAACCTATTTACACAACATTGGATGTCACATCAATCAACAAAGGTATTTTAGAGCAAGCAGATAATGTTTATGTTATTCCTACTACATTTGGTTGGAGTGATATTGGGACTTGGTCTGCAATTAATGAAAAATATAAATACACAGGAGAAGATCAAGACGATAATCAAAATACATTATTGTGCAAACACTTTTCTGGATATGATGCCAAGAATAATTTTATTTATTCAACAGAAGACAAGGCGATTATTGTCGACGGATTAGATAGCTATGTCGTGATTAATTCGGATAAAGGTTTATTAATTTGTCCACGCAGTAATGTGCAAAATATCAAATCCTATGTTAGTGATTTGAAACTTCAAAAAAATGGCGAAAAATATTGTTAA